In one Nocardia tengchongensis genomic region, the following are encoded:
- a CDS encoding SAM-dependent methyltransferase — translation MSGSNELRTDVPHSARMYDYFLGGKDNYEADREAAEKALQEFPAARVAARTNREFMRSATSFLAGEGIRQFLDIGTGIPTEPNLHQVAQRLAPESRVVYVDNDPLVFSHARALLVSAPEGRTSFVLADAAKPADILGAPELLETLDLSRPVAVSLMALLHFVPGDVHDIVRTLMEPLAPGSYLAISHVTTDFDDGATDPSGMARLLQVYIDRGIPVRPRTRAEVERLFDGLELVEPGVRVIHRWSAGDVEFPPGHDKNVSLYGAIGKKV, via the coding sequence GTGTCGGGATCGAATGAGTTGCGTACCGATGTGCCGCATTCGGCTCGGATGTACGACTACTTCCTCGGGGGGAAGGACAATTACGAGGCGGATCGGGAGGCCGCGGAGAAGGCGTTGCAGGAGTTTCCGGCGGCTCGGGTGGCGGCGCGGACCAATCGGGAGTTCATGCGGAGTGCGACGAGCTTCCTGGCGGGGGAGGGGATTCGGCAGTTCCTCGATATCGGGACGGGGATTCCGACGGAGCCGAACCTGCATCAGGTCGCGCAACGGCTGGCGCCGGAGAGCCGGGTCGTCTATGTCGACAACGATCCGCTGGTGTTCTCCCATGCGCGCGCCCTGCTGGTGAGCGCGCCCGAGGGGCGTACCTCCTTCGTGCTGGCCGACGCCGCCAAGCCCGCCGACATTCTGGGTGCGCCGGAGCTGCTGGAGACGCTGGACCTATCCCGGCCGGTGGCGGTGTCGCTGATGGCCCTGCTGCATTTCGTGCCCGGCGATGTGCACGACATCGTGCGCACGTTGATGGAACCGCTGGCACCGGGTTCCTACCTGGCGATCTCGCATGTGACGACCGATTTCGACGACGGCGCAACCGATCCCAGCGGCATGGCCCGCCTGCTGCAGGTCTACATCGACCGTGGCATCCCGGTGCGGCCGCGTACGCGCGCCGAGGTCGAGCGGCTGTTCGACGGGCTGGAACTGGTCGAGCCCGGCGTGCGGGTCATTCATCGCTGGAGCGCCGGGGACGTCGAGTTCCCACCCGGCCACGACAAGAACGTCTCGCTCTACGGTGCGATCGGCAAGAAGGTCTGA
- a CDS encoding NAD(P)/FAD-dependent oxidoreductase: protein MSDSGAVAGSRKICVIGAGPAGLSAARALRRLGIPYEQFERHSDVGGIWDLNNPGTPMYESAHFISSRKTSGFFDYPMPEDYPDYPGNRQILAYTRAFAAAYGLREAIRFDCAVTDVAEDGDDWLVTLDDGSVRRYRAVICATGITWSPRTPQHPGRFDGEIRHSSTFRSALEFRGRRVLIVGLGNSGADIACDAATNADAAFVSIRRGYHVIPKHVFGIPSDELANTGPQLPLWLERPVFQALLRLLLGDLRKYGLPKPDHKLFESHPLLNSQLVHHLQHGDVAIRPDIAALEGSRVRFTDGTSEEVDLILYATGYDWEIPYAEKYFHWSEGRPDLYLSVFNREHRNLFGLGYIEVNSSAYTLFDHISNVVAQYLHDQDHNPSRAADFDRLIATDRPKLNGGIKFLATARHRSYVDAHAYHGYLATLRKRLGWRNLTPGMFDPDRTDAAQRVRP, encoded by the coding sequence ATGTCGGACAGCGGTGCGGTCGCGGGATCGCGGAAGATTTGTGTCATCGGCGCGGGGCCGGCGGGGCTGTCGGCGGCGCGCGCGTTGCGGCGGCTGGGAATTCCCTACGAGCAGTTCGAGCGTCATTCCGATGTCGGCGGGATCTGGGACCTCAACAATCCGGGCACGCCGATGTACGAGTCCGCGCACTTCATCTCGTCGCGCAAGACGTCGGGATTCTTCGACTATCCGATGCCGGAGGACTATCCCGACTATCCGGGCAACCGGCAGATCCTGGCGTACACGCGCGCGTTCGCGGCCGCGTACGGGTTGCGTGAGGCCATCCGATTCGACTGCGCCGTCACCGATGTCGCCGAGGACGGCGACGACTGGCTGGTGACCCTGGACGACGGGTCCGTGCGCCGCTATCGGGCGGTCATCTGCGCGACCGGTATCACCTGGTCACCGCGCACCCCGCAGCATCCGGGCCGGTTCGACGGCGAGATCCGGCACTCGTCGACCTTCCGCAGCGCGCTCGAGTTCCGCGGCCGGCGGGTACTGATCGTCGGGCTGGGCAACTCCGGCGCCGATATCGCCTGCGACGCGGCCACGAACGCCGACGCCGCGTTCGTCAGCATCCGGCGGGGCTACCACGTGATCCCCAAACACGTCTTCGGCATCCCCAGCGACGAACTCGCCAACACCGGACCGCAATTGCCGCTGTGGCTGGAGCGGCCGGTCTTCCAGGCGCTGCTCCGCCTGCTGCTGGGGGACCTGCGGAAATACGGGCTGCCCAAGCCGGATCACAAGCTGTTCGAGTCGCATCCGCTGCTGAACAGTCAGCTCGTGCACCATCTGCAGCACGGCGATGTCGCCATCCGGCCCGATATCGCGGCGCTGGAAGGTTCCCGGGTGCGGTTCACCGACGGCACCAGCGAGGAGGTCGATCTGATCCTCTACGCGACCGGCTACGACTGGGAGATCCCGTATGCCGAGAAGTATTTCCACTGGAGCGAGGGCCGGCCGGATCTGTACCTGTCGGTATTCAATCGCGAACATCGAAACCTGTTCGGACTCGGCTACATCGAGGTCAATTCCAGCGCGTACACGCTGTTCGATCACATCAGCAATGTGGTCGCGCAATATCTGCACGATCAGGACCACAACCCTTCGCGTGCAGCCGATTTCGATCGACTGATCGCGACCGATCGGCCGAAGCTGAACGGCGGCATCAAATTCCTCGCCACCGCCCGTCATCGCTCCTATGTGGATGCCCACGCCTACCACGGCTACCTGGCCACGCTGCGCAAGCGGCTCGGCTGGCGGAATCTCACGCCCGGCATGTTCGATCCGGATCGCACCGATGCGGCCCAGCGGGTTCGGCCGTGA
- a CDS encoding AraC family transcriptional regulator, whose translation MSTRLDLPTIPPAILGGLVEIGAREAHDVGQWFTGTGLTAADVLTADSIKVSFRQAATILRRAIAAMPGRPLGMQVGGRDVLLTMGMLGVAMRSAATVGEAVAIGLELHQASGTLMDVELERDHDTAALRLYERRPEPELISFLCEEILCSTLIFIRSVVGADWSPTRVELSYPPPPYAGHYERFFRCPVEFTAEANRVVFPAAALALPFATHSEPTRMIAVDACRRLLDLGRREPDLVVVVETLLEQNLRRPLTMTEVAARLHVTERTLRRQLTAAGESFSSVRDRVRERRATYLLRESALPVSAIAHQLGYSDIREFRRAYIRWTGQAPSAARGMSVLAGARRRRDSQVTAEPAGPHRCDPDRTCRA comes from the coding sequence GTGAGCACCAGGCTGGATCTGCCTACCATTCCCCCCGCGATACTGGGCGGGCTCGTCGAGATCGGCGCGCGCGAAGCGCACGACGTCGGGCAGTGGTTCACGGGCACCGGGCTGACCGCGGCCGATGTGCTCACCGCGGACTCGATCAAAGTGTCCTTCCGGCAGGCCGCCACGATCCTGCGCCGGGCGATCGCGGCCATGCCCGGCCGGCCGCTCGGAATGCAGGTGGGCGGGCGCGACGTGCTGCTGACCATGGGCATGCTGGGGGTGGCCATGCGATCGGCCGCCACGGTCGGCGAGGCCGTGGCGATCGGTCTCGAACTGCATCAGGCGTCGGGCACCCTGATGGACGTCGAACTCGAACGCGACCACGACACCGCGGCGCTGCGCCTGTACGAACGCCGGCCGGAACCGGAGCTGATCAGCTTCCTCTGCGAGGAAATACTGTGCAGCACACTGATTTTCATTCGCTCCGTGGTCGGAGCGGACTGGTCGCCCACCCGGGTCGAACTGAGCTATCCCCCGCCGCCGTACGCCGGCCACTACGAGCGGTTCTTCCGATGCCCGGTCGAATTCACCGCCGAGGCCAACCGGGTGGTGTTTCCCGCCGCGGCCCTGGCCCTGCCGTTCGCCACACACAGTGAACCGACCCGGATGATCGCGGTCGACGCCTGTCGCCGGCTGCTCGACCTCGGGCGGCGCGAACCGGACCTGGTGGTCGTCGTCGAGACGTTGCTCGAGCAGAACCTGCGCCGGCCCCTGACGATGACGGAGGTGGCCGCTCGGCTGCATGTCACCGAGCGGACGCTGCGCCGCCAGTTGACCGCCGCGGGTGAGAGTTTCAGTTCGGTCCGGGATCGGGTGCGGGAGCGGCGGGCCACATATCTGCTCCGCGAATCGGCCCTGCCGGTCTCGGCGATCGCACACCAGCTGGGGTACAGCGACATTCGCGAGTTCCGCCGCGCCTACATCCGCTGGACCGGGCAGGCGCCCAGTGCGGCGCGCGGCATGTCGGTGTTAGCGGGGGCGCGGCGGCGCCGCGATTCGCAGGTCACGGCCGAACCCGCTGGGCCGCATCGGTGCGATCCGGATCGAACATGCCGGGCGTGA
- a CDS encoding serine hydrolase domain-containing protein encodes MLRSVRRQGNRGPVMRFGAAVAVIGVLGSVGSLPLATADDAGPPAISSAQDLLAAIQGGRLLGVPPLPDVIAGSAADLASPEFWSNYVREVVTNNKVLLPIPIDVVKPDVVLPHVPVASGGYVSALPSAPIDLLGVTYEWAGGTKTVADFLHDTGTDVIEFAHNGTLVAQYFANGWSDGTAHQAWSTTKSFVSTLVGIAVDQHLIASLDDPIETYVPDLAGTAWQGVTIRNVLEMRSGVHWDEHTEELAQNTQVEEWIELALDYYTDGRSGKTRNEFLRSLPRSEPPGDHFNYNSANTQVLAWMLESVYHQPFDQVLSPAAVATGGDGSLRRHHDRPGRSGRRLGGALRPTA; translated from the coding sequence ATGCTCAGATCAGTTCGCCGCCAAGGCAATCGCGGTCCCGTGATGCGGTTCGGCGCGGCCGTGGCCGTGATCGGCGTGCTCGGCTCGGTGGGATCGCTCCCGCTCGCGACGGCCGATGACGCGGGCCCGCCGGCGATTTCCAGCGCGCAGGACCTGCTGGCGGCGATTCAGGGCGGCCGGCTGCTGGGCGTGCCGCCGCTGCCGGACGTGATCGCGGGCAGTGCCGCCGATCTGGCCTCGCCCGAGTTCTGGTCGAACTATGTGCGCGAGGTGGTCACGAACAACAAGGTGCTGCTGCCGATCCCGATCGACGTGGTCAAGCCGGACGTGGTGCTCCCGCACGTTCCGGTCGCGTCCGGCGGCTACGTGTCGGCGCTGCCGTCCGCGCCGATCGATCTGCTCGGGGTGACCTACGAGTGGGCGGGCGGGACGAAGACCGTCGCCGACTTCCTGCACGACACCGGGACCGATGTCATCGAATTCGCGCACAACGGCACGCTGGTCGCACAGTATTTCGCGAACGGCTGGTCCGACGGCACCGCACACCAGGCCTGGTCGACCACCAAGTCGTTCGTCTCGACCCTGGTCGGCATCGCCGTCGACCAGCACCTGATCGCCTCGCTCGATGATCCGATCGAGACCTACGTCCCCGACCTGGCCGGCACCGCTTGGCAGGGCGTCACCATCCGCAACGTGCTGGAGATGCGATCCGGTGTGCACTGGGACGAGCACACCGAGGAGCTCGCTCAGAACACGCAGGTCGAGGAGTGGATCGAGCTCGCCCTGGACTATTACACCGACGGCCGGTCGGGCAAGACGCGCAACGAGTTCCTGCGGTCGCTACCCCGGTCCGAGCCGCCCGGCGACCACTTCAACTACAACAGCGCCAACACGCAGGTGCTGGCCTGGATGCTCGAGAGCGTCTACCACCAGCCGTTCGATCAGGTGCTCTCCCCAGCAGCTGTGGCAACCGGCGGGGATGGAAGCCTCCGCCGACATCATGACCGACCGGGTCGGAGCGGCCGTCGCCTCGGAGGAGCTCTTCGCCCGACCGCGTGA
- a CDS encoding acyl-CoA thioesterase II produces MAGGTHMWPVVDLADLLDVLDLTDAGPGRFRARNVTSTLPTTLGSQTLAQAVVAAERTVPHMAVQSLHGVFPRGGFADREVDVEVETVQSGRALATVQVSFRQDGREHARVLAMLSTDEPDFLDHAARLPDGIPGPDECAELPCALLPWEVRTLGGADALALELSGPPTLDVWMRCDKAPDEPTLARALLAHGSEGFLGPVAMRPYPQSEIARRGGRGAAAMLTQTVTFHRPFSLHDWLLMRCESNFAGSGRMHGRIQIFTRTGDLVASVDTQGLMRSAA; encoded by the coding sequence ATGGCTGGTGGAACCCACATGTGGCCGGTCGTCGATCTGGCGGACCTGCTCGATGTCCTCGATCTGACCGATGCCGGGCCCGGCCGATTCCGGGCCCGCAATGTCACCTCGACGCTGCCGACCACCCTCGGCAGCCAGACCCTCGCGCAGGCCGTCGTCGCCGCCGAGCGCACGGTGCCGCACATGGCGGTGCAGTCCCTGCACGGGGTCTTCCCGCGCGGCGGCTTCGCGGATCGCGAGGTCGACGTGGAGGTCGAGACCGTTCAGTCCGGCCGGGCGCTGGCCACCGTGCAGGTGTCGTTCCGGCAGGACGGGCGCGAGCACGCGCGCGTGCTGGCCATGCTCAGCACCGACGAGCCCGACTTCCTCGACCACGCCGCACGTCTGCCCGACGGGATTCCGGGCCCGGACGAGTGCGCCGAACTGCCCTGCGCCCTGCTCCCCTGGGAGGTGCGCACCCTCGGCGGCGCCGACGCCCTCGCTCTCGAACTCTCCGGTCCCCCGACCCTGGACGTCTGGATGCGCTGCGACAAGGCCCCCGACGAGCCCACCCTGGCCCGCGCCCTGCTGGCCCACGGCAGCGAGGGCTTCCTCGGCCCGGTCGCCATGCGCCCGTATCCGCAATCCGAGATCGCCCGCCGCGGTGGCCGCGGCGCAGCCGCCATGCTCACCCAGACCGTCACCTTCCATCGCCCGTTCTCCCTGCACGATTGGCTCCTGATGCGGTGCGAGAGCAACTTCGCGGGCAGTGGCCGCATGCACGGCCGGATTCAGATCTTCACGCGGACAGGCGATCTGGTGGCCTCGGTGGACACCCAGGGCCTGATGCGCAGCGCCGCCTGA
- a CDS encoding metal-dependent hydrolase — protein MTDLIVRKLTFAFEQHDVPFLWNPENPAFSSMANAVSFLAIGFEKMIVQMITQAKSQFTDPEVAEEADAFMRQEGQHSTAHRQHVRGLIRNYPGLQETLDEVVGEFDKLTAEKPLKYRLAYTADLEATFTSVFKLMLDNEAALFRPGDDRVASLFIWHFVEEVEHRSSALIIFDSLVGSDLYRMRVAPSIFRHVLRIMRIACAGFNKHVPLEERQIDAMSMFATYRSQQLLGKVLPRFAKPYAGPGPRAFDDLPMGEQLIALRGVIRSQLPNHKPVHEKTPALADVWFKRYQEGYDVTRWYTAETSGAEAN, from the coding sequence ATGACTGATCTGATTGTGCGGAAGCTGACTTTCGCGTTCGAGCAACACGACGTGCCGTTCCTCTGGAATCCCGAGAACCCGGCCTTCTCCAGCATGGCCAACGCGGTGTCGTTCCTGGCCATCGGTTTCGAGAAGATGATCGTGCAGATGATCACGCAGGCCAAGAGCCAATTCACCGACCCCGAGGTGGCCGAGGAAGCCGACGCCTTCATGCGGCAGGAGGGGCAGCATTCCACCGCTCACCGCCAGCATGTGCGCGGCCTGATCCGCAACTACCCGGGCCTGCAGGAGACCCTCGACGAGGTGGTCGGCGAATTCGACAAGCTCACCGCCGAGAAGCCGCTGAAGTACCGGCTGGCCTACACCGCCGACCTGGAGGCCACCTTCACCTCGGTGTTCAAGCTGATGCTCGACAACGAGGCCGCGCTGTTCCGGCCCGGCGACGACCGGGTCGCCTCGCTGTTCATCTGGCATTTCGTCGAGGAGGTCGAGCACCGCAGCTCCGCGCTCATCATCTTCGATTCCCTGGTGGGCAGCGACCTCTACCGGATGCGGGTGGCGCCGTCCATCTTCCGGCACGTGCTGCGGATCATGCGGATCGCCTGCGCCGGCTTCAACAAGCATGTGCCGCTGGAGGAGCGGCAGATCGACGCCATGTCGATGTTCGCGACCTACCGCTCCCAGCAGCTGCTGGGCAAGGTGCTGCCCCGCTTCGCCAAGCCCTACGCCGGTCCCGGACCGCGCGCCTTCGACGACCTGCCGATGGGCGAGCAGCTCATCGCGCTGCGCGGCGTCATCCGCAGCCAGCTGCCCAATCACAAGCCCGTGCACGAGAAGACGCCCGCGCTGGCCGACGTCTGGTTCAAGCGCTACCAGGAGGGCTACGACGTCACCCGCTGGTACACCGCCGAAACCTCCGGGGCGGAGGCGAACTGA
- a CDS encoding TetR/AcrR family transcriptional regulator has product MARRRGWGGSPPENDAEAADRIVAAAVELIARTGAEISIADVAESLGVIRQTVYRYFPSADALMRASAIASVDGFLDRLTVQVRGMTDPVEAMTEAIVYTLTEVRRTPHLGIMLTATSSSVDPAGITSEAAQDFGITMINRFDVDWRHYGYDDRSLRELVEYLLRTMQSFFISPGNPPRDDAELRRYLRRWMGSAIIAQTTVMH; this is encoded by the coding sequence GTGGCACGCAGGCGCGGATGGGGCGGAAGTCCGCCGGAGAACGATGCGGAGGCGGCGGATCGAATCGTCGCCGCCGCAGTCGAATTGATCGCGCGCACGGGCGCGGAGATCAGCATCGCCGACGTCGCGGAATCCCTCGGTGTGATCCGGCAGACGGTGTACCGCTATTTCCCCAGCGCCGACGCCCTCATGCGGGCCTCGGCCATCGCGTCGGTGGATGGCTTCCTGGACCGGCTGACCGTCCAGGTCCGCGGCATGACCGATCCGGTCGAGGCCATGACCGAGGCCATCGTCTACACCCTCACAGAGGTCCGCCGCACCCCCCACCTGGGCATTATGCTGACCGCCACCTCCTCCAGCGTCGACCCCGCCGGCATCACCTCCGAGGCCGCCCAGGACTTCGGCATCACCATGATCAACCGCTTCGACGTCGACTGGCGTCACTACGGCTACGACGACCGATCCCTGCGCGAACTGGTCGAATACCTGCTCCGCACCATGCAGTCCTTCTTCATCTCCCCGGGCAACCCACCCCGCGACGACGCCGAACTCAGGCGCTACCTGCGCCGCTGGATGGGCTCGGCGATCATCGCCCAGACCACCGTCATGCACTAG
- a CDS encoding MBL fold metallo-hydrolase — protein MKVHHLNCGTVRLPSARLVCHVLAIETENGLVLVDSGFGLADIADPAGRLGISRRFNRPVLDPAETAVRQLEHLGFRREDVRHVIATHLDGDHIGGLADFPDATLHLTAAEALGAIHEPSWRERARFRPGQWAHGPTIVEYAADGESWRGFTAQEMTGISPGIVLIPMPGHTRGHAAVAVDAGHRWVLHCGDAFLHPGRVDGSTVPRAHALAEYLLAHDRTVMYANQARLAELYRASGPDLLMVCAHDAGMLAHAVATA, from the coding sequence ATGAAGGTTCACCACCTCAACTGCGGCACCGTGCGCCTGCCGTCCGCGAGACTGGTCTGTCACGTACTGGCGATCGAGACCGAGAACGGTCTGGTACTGGTGGACAGTGGTTTCGGACTGGCCGACATCGCCGATCCCGCAGGGCGTCTGGGCATCTCGCGGAGATTCAATCGACCGGTGCTAGATCCCGCCGAGACCGCGGTGCGGCAGCTCGAGCACCTCGGATTCCGGCGCGAGGATGTCCGCCACGTCATCGCCACCCATCTCGACGGCGACCACATCGGCGGGCTCGCCGACTTCCCGGACGCCACCCTGCACCTCACCGCGGCCGAGGCGCTGGGCGCGATCCACGAGCCGTCCTGGCGTGAACGCGCCCGGTTCCGGCCGGGGCAGTGGGCGCACGGGCCGACGATCGTCGAATACGCGGCGGACGGGGAGAGCTGGCGCGGGTTCACCGCGCAGGAGATGACCGGGATCAGCCCGGGCATCGTGCTGATCCCCATGCCCGGCCACACCCGCGGGCACGCCGCGGTCGCCGTCGACGCCGGTCACCGCTGGGTGCTGCACTGCGGCGACGCTTTCCTGCACCCGGGCCGGGTGGACGGGTCGACAGTGCCGCGCGCGCACGCGCTGGCCGAGTACCTGCTCGCCCACGACCGCACGGTCATGTACGCCAATCAGGCGCGCCTGGCCGAGCTGTACCGGGCGAGCGGGCCGGACCTGCTGATGGTGTGCGCACACGACGCCGGCATGCTGGCGCACGCCGTCGCCACCGCCTGA
- a CDS encoding alpha/beta hydrolase family protein encodes MRGGWAKRGLVGAAVAAVVPFAAGTAGPAVAEPNPKAFDFYVDSSMGSIKSRIVRAADGNTDRVVYLLDGERAQNDYNGWELHTEIPAALAKFNINVVLPVGGESSFYQDWDAPSSFGGVNPDAALFPSRDSGSAIAGWDESSGKSYTYRWETFLTQELRDALRDRLGFSDSRNGIFGLSSGGSAALLMAAYHPDQFVYAGSMSGYLSMAAPGMREALRLALLAAGGYNIDSMAGADSAKWRRMDPYGFAPKLIENNTRLYIAAGSGVPAQQDLSSADAVIQGMPLEGIALANTKAFQSRLQTLGYDNVSFDFPSIGVHNWGNWEQVANRMLPDLAQHIGKPLPPGAQPTPPPGDGPGGAQPPNGPGGGQPPSGPPPQN; translated from the coding sequence ATGCGGGGTGGATGGGCCAAGCGGGGCCTGGTCGGGGCCGCGGTGGCCGCCGTCGTGCCGTTCGCGGCGGGGACGGCGGGACCGGCTGTGGCGGAACCGAATCCGAAGGCGTTCGACTTCTATGTCGACTCCAGCATGGGGTCGATCAAGTCCCGGATCGTGCGGGCGGCGGACGGCAATACCGATCGGGTGGTGTACCTGCTCGACGGCGAGCGCGCCCAGAACGACTACAACGGCTGGGAGCTGCACACCGAGATCCCCGCCGCCCTGGCCAAATTCAATATCAATGTGGTGCTGCCGGTCGGCGGCGAGTCCAGCTTCTATCAGGACTGGGACGCCCCCAGCAGTTTCGGCGGCGTCAACCCCGACGCCGCGCTGTTCCCCAGCCGCGACTCCGGTTCGGCGATCGCGGGCTGGGACGAGTCCTCGGGCAAGTCCTACACCTATCGGTGGGAAACCTTCCTCACCCAGGAGTTGCGGGACGCGCTGCGGGATCGCCTGGGGTTCAGCGACTCTCGCAACGGCATCTTCGGCCTGTCCAGCGGCGGCAGCGCCGCGCTGCTGATGGCCGCCTATCACCCGGACCAGTTCGTCTACGCCGGTTCGATGTCGGGCTACCTGTCGATGGCCGCGCCCGGCATGCGGGAGGCGCTGCGCCTGGCGCTGCTCGCCGCGGGCGGCTACAACATCGATTCGATGGCCGGCGCCGACAGCGCCAAATGGCGGCGCATGGACCCGTACGGCTTCGCGCCCAAGCTGATCGAGAACAACACCCGCCTCTACATCGCGGCGGGCAGCGGGGTTCCGGCCCAGCAGGACCTGTCCTCGGCGGACGCCGTCATCCAGGGCATGCCCTTGGAAGGCATCGCCTTGGCCAACACCAAGGCCTTCCAGTCCCGCCTGCAGACGCTCGGCTACGACAACGTCAGCTTTGACTTCCCGAGCATCGGAGTGCACAACTGGGGCAACTGGGAGCAGGTCGCCAACCGCATGCTGCCCGACCTGGCCCAGCACATCGGCAAGCCACTGCCTCCGGGCGCGCAACCGACCCCGCCGCCCGGTGACGGTCCGGGCGGCGCTCAACCGCCGAACGGCCCCGGCGGCGGCCAGCCGCCGAGCGGCCCGCCGCCGCAGAACTAG
- a CDS encoding aldo/keto reductase, whose protein sequence is MTFRSESSTVPSALLNDGNAIPTLGFGVFQVADAEAFDVVTAALATGYRSIDTAAIYGNEVEVGHAIREFGLPRDEVSVTTKLWNAEQGYDSTLRAFDDSMNRLGLDFLDLYLIHWPVAAADRFVDSFRALQTLKSQGRVGSIGVSNFTRDNLARVMGETGEIPAVNQIELHPHLAQTELRAFHAENGIATEAWSPLGRGADLKDPAVVEVAGETGRSPAQVIIRWHLQLGNLVIPKSVTPSRIRENFDVFSFELTSDQMHRITALDQGTRIGPDPDAFTYGLDV, encoded by the coding sequence ATGACCTTTCGAAGCGAGAGCAGCACGGTCCCGTCGGCTCTGCTGAACGACGGAAATGCCATTCCGACGTTGGGTTTCGGGGTGTTCCAGGTGGCCGACGCGGAAGCGTTCGACGTCGTCACCGCCGCGCTCGCGACCGGCTACCGCAGTATCGACACCGCCGCCATCTACGGCAACGAGGTGGAGGTGGGACACGCGATCCGCGAGTTCGGCCTGCCCCGCGACGAGGTCTCGGTGACCACCAAGCTGTGGAATGCCGAGCAGGGCTACGACTCCACGCTGCGCGCCTTCGACGACAGCATGAACCGCTTGGGCCTGGACTTCCTGGACCTGTACCTCATTCACTGGCCGGTGGCCGCGGCCGACCGGTTCGTGGACTCCTTCCGGGCGTTGCAGACCCTCAAGTCGCAGGGCCGCGTCGGATCCATCGGCGTCTCCAACTTCACCCGCGACAACCTGGCCCGGGTCATGGGCGAGACCGGTGAGATCCCCGCGGTGAACCAGATCGAACTGCATCCCCACCTGGCCCAGACCGAACTGCGCGCCTTCCACGCCGAGAACGGCATCGCCACCGAGGCCTGGAGCCCGCTCGGCCGGGGCGCGGACCTGAAGGATCCCGCCGTCGTGGAGGTCGCCGGCGAGACCGGCCGCTCTCCCGCCCAGGTCATCATTCGCTGGCACCTGCAGCTGGGCAATCTGGTGATCCCGAAATCGGTGACCCCGTCCCGCATCCGGGAGAACTTCGACGTCTTCAGCTTCGAGCTGACCTCCGACCAGATGCACCGCATCACCGCCTTGGATCAGGGCACTCGCATCGGTCCCGACCCGGACGCCTTCACCTACGGTCTGGACGTCTGA